The following are from one region of the Streptomyces rubrogriseus genome:
- a CDS encoding DUF2252 domain-containing protein has translation MTGATAGTGTEAATGEAAARVVSAARADGGGGGDAQPTAGAARGGRVPYVPGFARWPVAGSPKAEGKALRTRVPRSAHAALGLDAARPDAVSAVEESSRGRIPGLAPIRAGRMAATPFAFLRGSAGLMAYDLARTPVTGIGAQICGDAHAANFGLYGDARGGLVIDLNDFDETVHGPWEWDLKRLAASLVLAGREAGADEDTCREAAHDATGAYRRTMRLLARLPALDAWNAIADEELVSHTDAHDLLGTLERVSEKARANTSGRFAAKSTEPTGDGGRRFVDAAPVLRRVTDAEAAAVAGALEGYLATLSEDRLPLLARYAVHDVAFRVVGTGSVGTRSYVVLLLDHRGEPLVLQVKEARPSALLPHLAAAGFEAPEAAHEGRRVVMGQKRMQVVSDILLGWTSVDARPFQVRQFRNRKGSVDPAALAADQLDDYGRMTGALLARAHAHSADPRTVAGYCGKNDELDEAVAAFAVAYADRTEADHAELVGAVRTGRIAAELGV, from the coding sequence ATGACCGGGGCGACGGCGGGGACGGGCACGGAGGCGGCGACCGGGGAGGCGGCGGCCCGGGTGGTGTCGGCGGCGCGTGCGGACGGGGGCGGGGGCGGGGACGCCCAGCCGACGGCCGGGGCGGCGCGGGGCGGTCGGGTGCCGTACGTCCCGGGGTTCGCGCGGTGGCCCGTGGCCGGTTCGCCGAAGGCCGAGGGCAAGGCGCTGCGCACGCGCGTCCCGCGGTCCGCGCACGCCGCGCTCGGCCTGGACGCCGCCCGGCCGGACGCGGTGAGCGCGGTCGAGGAGTCCAGCCGCGGCCGGATACCGGGGCTGGCCCCGATCCGCGCCGGGCGGATGGCGGCCACGCCGTTCGCGTTCCTGCGCGGGTCGGCGGGCCTGATGGCGTACGACCTGGCGCGCACGCCCGTGACCGGGATCGGCGCCCAGATCTGCGGGGACGCGCACGCCGCCAACTTCGGTCTCTACGGGGACGCCCGCGGCGGCCTGGTCATCGACCTGAACGACTTCGACGAGACGGTCCACGGCCCCTGGGAGTGGGACCTCAAGCGGCTCGCCGCCTCGCTCGTGCTCGCGGGCCGGGAGGCCGGCGCCGACGAGGACACCTGCCGCGAGGCCGCCCACGACGCGACCGGCGCCTACCGGCGCACCATGCGGCTGCTGGCGAGGCTCCCCGCGCTGGACGCCTGGAACGCCATCGCCGACGAGGAACTGGTCTCCCACACCGACGCCCACGACCTGCTCGGCACGCTGGAGCGGGTCTCCGAGAAGGCGCGGGCCAACACCAGCGGGCGCTTCGCCGCGAAGTCGACCGAGCCGACCGGGGACGGCGGGCGGCGCTTCGTGGACGCCGCGCCGGTGCTGCGCCGGGTGACGGACGCCGAGGCGGCGGCGGTCGCGGGCGCCCTGGAGGGGTACCTGGCCACCCTCTCCGAGGACCGGCTGCCGCTGCTGGCCCGGTACGCCGTGCACGACGTCGCCTTCCGGGTCGTCGGCACCGGCAGCGTGGGCACGCGCTCGTACGTCGTGCTGCTCCTGGACCACCGGGGCGAACCGCTCGTGCTCCAGGTCAAGGAGGCCCGGCCCTCCGCGCTGCTGCCGCACCTCGCCGCCGCCGGGTTCGAGGCGCCCGAGGCCGCGCACGAGGGCCGCCGGGTGGTCATGGGGCAGAAGCGGATGCAGGTGGTCAGCGACATCCTGCTGGGCTGGACCTCGGTCGACGCACGGCCCTTCCAGGTACGGCAGTTCCGCAACCGCAAGGGCAGCGTCGACCCCGCGGCCCTGGCCGCCGACCAGTTGGACGACTACGGCCGCATGACCGGCGCCCTGCTGGCCCGGGCCCACGCGCACAGCGCCGACCCGCGGACCGTCGCGGGCTACTGCGGCAAGAACGACGAACTGGACGAGGCGGTGGCCGCCTTCGCCGTCGCCTACGCCGACCGCACCGAGGCGGACCACGCGGAGCTGGTGGGCGCGGTGCGCACGGGGCGGATCGCGGCGGAGCTGGGGGTGTGA
- a CDS encoding rhodanese-like domain-containing protein has translation MPTVGVEDLADGDFLLDVREDDEWQAGHAAGALHIPLSEFVARYGELAEAAPQDARVHVLCRVGGRSAQVTMYLVQQGVDAVNVDGGMQEWAAAGRPVVDDKGGPGHVL, from the coding sequence GTGCCCACGGTCGGCGTCGAGGACCTCGCGGACGGCGACTTCCTGCTGGACGTCCGGGAGGACGACGAGTGGCAGGCGGGTCATGCCGCCGGGGCGCTGCACATTCCCCTGAGCGAGTTCGTGGCCCGGTACGGTGAGCTGGCCGAGGCCGCGCCGCAGGACGCCCGGGTGCACGTGCTCTGCCGTGTCGGGGGCCGCTCGGCGCAGGTCACCATGTACCTGGTCCAGCAGGGCGTCGACGCGGTGAACGTCGACGGGGGCATGCAGGAGTGGGCCGCGGCCGGGCGTCCCGTGGTGGACGACAAGGGCGGTCCGGGGCACGTTCTCTAG